In Hasllibacter sp. MH4015, the following proteins share a genomic window:
- a CDS encoding polysaccharide biosynthesis protein, with product MYKGKTLLITGGTGSFGNAILRRFIDSDLDEIRIFSRDEKKQEEMRLAWSNEKLKFYIGDVRDPSSIENAMRGVNFVYHAAALKQVPSCEFYPMEALRTNVHGTDNVIHASVRCGVERVVLLSTDKAVYPINAMGISKAMAEKVLVGKSRTLSQSDTVLCATRYGNVMASRGSVIPLFVKQIRAGAPLTITDPTMTRFLMSLEESVDLVLYAFEHARQGDIFVQKAPASTVGDLAEALKRLFESESETRIIGTRHGEKLYETLISREEMARADDLGDYFRIPADNRDLNYDKYFVDGAENVASHEDYTSHNTRRLDVAGTMNVLRDLEYIQEKLRA from the coding sequence ATGTATAAAGGCAAGACGCTTCTGATCACGGGCGGCACCGGGTCGTTCGGCAACGCCATTCTGCGTCGCTTTATCGACAGCGATCTCGATGAAATCCGCATCTTCAGCCGGGACGAGAAGAAGCAGGAGGAAATGCGCCTTGCGTGGTCGAACGAGAAGCTGAAATTCTACATCGGCGATGTGCGCGATCCCAGCAGCATCGAGAATGCCATGCGCGGCGTGAACTTCGTCTACCATGCGGCGGCGCTCAAACAGGTGCCATCGTGCGAATTCTATCCGATGGAAGCGTTGCGCACCAACGTTCACGGGACGGACAATGTTATCCACGCGTCAGTGCGATGCGGCGTGGAACGCGTGGTCCTTCTGAGCACCGACAAGGCGGTCTACCCGATCAACGCGATGGGGATTTCCAAGGCGATGGCCGAGAAGGTGCTGGTCGGCAAATCCCGCACGCTCAGCCAAAGCGACACGGTGTTGTGCGCCACGCGCTACGGCAATGTCATGGCCTCTCGCGGTTCGGTCATTCCGTTGTTCGTCAAGCAGATCAGGGCCGGTGCGCCGCTGACGATCACGGATCCCACCATGACCCGCTTCCTGATGTCGTTGGAAGAATCCGTGGATCTGGTGCTTTACGCGTTCGAACATGCGCGCCAAGGCGATATATTCGTGCAAAAGGCACCGGCCTCGACCGTCGGTGATCTCGCGGAGGCATTGAAACGTCTGTTCGAAAGCGAAAGCGAGACGCGCATCATCGGCACGCGCCACGGGGAGAAGCTCTACGAGACGTTGATTTCCCGTGAGGAGATGGCCCGCGCCGATGATCTGGGTGACTATTTCCGCATCCCGGCCGACAATCGTGATCTGAACTACGACAAGTATTTCGTCGACGGAGCCGAGAATGTGGCAAGCCACGAGGATTACACCTCCCACAATACCCGTCGGCTGGACGTGGCGGGAACGATGAACGTTCTCAGAGACCTCGAATACATTCAGGAGAAGCTGCGTGCTTAA
- a CDS encoding SDR family oxidoreductase: MAMNILVLGANGMLGSMVATHLAGHGEYSVEQTLRPGSTRHAGMPDVPTHRTNLLDGDDLLELLVRQRPDCVINCAGVIKQRSDASEVLRTFPMNTLFPHRLAQMCAAIGARMIHVSTDCVFSGKDGNYSDDAPSDVDDVYGVSKRFGEVGGLPHVLTLRTSIIGHEATNHHSLVDWFLSQTGQVKGYRRAIYSGFPTIEIARILAEYILPRSDLHGVYNLSSAPISKYDLLLLIRDVYGTSIEILPDDAVAIDRSLDSSVLRGKIGYTPPDWPTLITHMHATRPDFPEQVS; this comes from the coding sequence ATGGCGATGAACATATTGGTCCTTGGGGCCAATGGCATGTTGGGCAGCATGGTCGCGACGCATCTGGCGGGCCACGGTGAATACTCGGTTGAGCAAACGCTGCGTCCGGGCTCCACCCGCCACGCGGGTATGCCGGACGTGCCGACCCACCGGACAAACCTGCTCGATGGCGACGATCTGCTTGAGCTTCTGGTACGTCAACGTCCCGATTGCGTGATCAATTGCGCAGGCGTCATCAAGCAGCGGTCGGACGCATCCGAAGTGCTGCGGACTTTCCCGATGAACACGCTTTTCCCACACCGGCTGGCCCAGATGTGTGCGGCGATCGGGGCGCGGATGATCCATGTCAGCACCGATTGCGTATTTTCCGGCAAAGACGGAAACTATTCCGACGATGCGCCTTCCGATGTGGACGACGTCTATGGCGTATCGAAGCGGTTCGGTGAGGTGGGCGGGCTGCCCCATGTCCTGACTCTGCGCACGTCTATCATCGGGCATGAGGCGACGAACCACCATTCGCTGGTGGATTGGTTCCTGTCGCAAACCGGCCAGGTCAAGGGGTATCGCCGGGCGATCTATTCAGGGTTCCCGACAATTGAGATCGCGCGCATCCTGGCGGAATACATCTTGCCAAGGTCTGACTTGCACGGTGTCTACAACCTCTCGTCGGCGCCGATTTCCAAATACGACCTGTTGCTGTTGATCCGGGATGTCTATGGCACATCCATCGAGATTCTGCCCGATGATGCAGTCGCAATCGACCGGTCGCTCGATTCCAGCGTCTTGCGGGGCAAGATCGGGTACACGCCGCCCGATTGGCCAACGCTCATCACGCACATGCACGCGACCCGTCCCGATTTCCCAGAACAAGTGAGTTGA
- the tviB gene encoding Vi polysaccharide biosynthesis UDP-N-acetylglucosamine C-6 dehydrogenase TviB: MDQADKTLAIIGLGYVGLPLAMEFGKHRRVIGFDISARRIAELRGGTDRTLEVEAQDFAAARHLEFTADPEDLRAADIYIVTVPTPIDAHKRPDLTPLIKASETVGGVMGQGDIVIYESTVYPGATEDDCVPILERASGLTYNRDFFCGYSPERINPGDKAHRLTTIRKVTSGSTPEIAEEIDALYASIITAGTYKAESIRVAEASKVIENTQRDLNIALINELAIIFDKLGIETEAVLRAAGTKWNFLPFRPGLVGGHCIGVDPYYLTYKAQAAGYHPEIVLAGRRINDGMGEHVATRCVKLMIQSERPIKNARALILGLTFKEDCPDLRNTRVVDVVHHLEGFGMQVDVHDPWVATEDAEAEYGLPIVVPQVDSYDCVVLAVPHRAYVEQGAEALRAFGKPGHIFFDLKSALPVDASDGRL; encoded by the coding sequence ATGGACCAAGCAGACAAAACCCTCGCAATCATCGGCCTTGGATATGTCGGCCTGCCGCTGGCCATGGAATTCGGCAAGCACAGGCGCGTCATCGGGTTCGATATCAGCGCGCGGCGCATTGCGGAATTGCGCGGCGGGACGGATCGTACGCTGGAGGTGGAGGCCCAAGACTTCGCCGCCGCGCGCCATCTGGAATTCACCGCTGACCCGGAGGATTTGCGCGCCGCCGACATCTATATCGTGACCGTACCCACGCCGATCGACGCCCACAAACGCCCGGATCTGACCCCGCTCATAAAGGCATCCGAGACCGTCGGCGGGGTCATGGGGCAAGGCGACATCGTGATCTACGAAAGCACGGTCTATCCCGGTGCGACGGAAGATGATTGCGTGCCGATCCTCGAACGGGCGTCGGGCCTGACCTACAACCGAGATTTCTTTTGCGGGTATTCGCCGGAGCGGATCAATCCCGGCGACAAGGCCCATAGGCTGACCACGATCCGCAAGGTCACGTCAGGCTCCACGCCCGAAATCGCGGAGGAGATCGACGCGCTCTATGCCTCCATCATCACTGCGGGAACCTACAAGGCGGAAAGCATCCGTGTGGCGGAAGCCTCCAAGGTGATCGAGAACACGCAGCGTGACCTCAACATCGCGTTGATCAACGAGCTGGCGATCATCTTCGACAAGCTGGGGATCGAGACGGAGGCGGTCTTGCGGGCCGCCGGAACGAAGTGGAATTTCCTGCCGTTCCGTCCGGGGCTTGTCGGGGGGCACTGCATCGGCGTGGATCCCTACTACCTGACCTACAAGGCGCAAGCGGCGGGCTATCACCCGGAAATCGTGCTCGCCGGACGGCGGATCAATGACGGGATGGGCGAGCATGTGGCGACGCGGTGCGTGAAGCTGATGATCCAGAGCGAACGCCCGATCAAGAATGCCCGCGCGCTGATCCTTGGCCTGACGTTCAAGGAGGATTGCCCGGACCTGCGAAATACCCGTGTGGTGGATGTCGTTCACCATCTGGAGGGGTTCGGGATGCAGGTGGATGTCCACGACCCGTGGGTCGCCACCGAGGACGCAGAGGCCGAGTACGGCCTGCCGATCGTGGTGCCACAGGTCGACTCCTACGATTGCGTGGTGCTGGCCGTCCCGCATCGCGCCTATGTGGAACAGGGCGCCGAGGCCTTGCGGGCCTTCGGCAAACCCGGCCATATCTTCTTCGATCTGAAGAGCGCGTTGCCCGTCGATGCCTCGGACGGTCGACTATGA
- a CDS encoding DNA gyrase inhibitor YacG, translating into MPCPICHKETTQQYRPFCSRRCADVDLGRWLNGSYAVPSEDPEDIDRAAEELSNSTPKLH; encoded by the coding sequence ATGCCCTGTCCGATCTGCCACAAGGAAACCACGCAGCAATACCGCCCCTTCTGCTCGCGCCGCTGCGCGGATGTGGATCTTGGGCGCTGGTTAAACGGTTCCTATGCCGTGCCGTCCGAGGACCCCGAAGACATCGACCGCGCGGCCGAGGAATTGTCGAATTCGACCCCGAAACTGCACTGA
- a CDS encoding lytic murein transglycosylase, whose translation MGISRRTVLAGSGALTLAGCVGGGGFGLPEIGAAGAGGPSTDPDFMPQPNADFDQWIQAFRPRARSAGISEDALSRGLRGVGFLPGVVERDRNQTEFRRSTEDYLALVAGEDDLSIGRGRFSNNRSVLSEIEAAYGVPPEVTAAVWGVESRFGTRLGDIPVISAVATLAWEGRRGRFFEAQLISALKIIQNGDTTPERMLGSWAGAMGHTQFIPTTYEEYAVDFRGDGRRDIWSSDPTDSLASTASYFNRFGWRRGEPWGMEVQLPAGFNASTGRDNRRSVSSWRELGVRRAGGGQIPDHGSAAIHAPGGTGAPAWILYHNFNVILRYNNSTNYGIGVGYMSDRLAGGGPLRQSFGADSSGLTQAQRRELQERLNAAGFDAGTPDGVIGSGTEAAISAYQAANGLPVTGEPSLELLRRLR comes from the coding sequence ATGGGCATTTCACGACGGACGGTTTTGGCGGGTTCGGGGGCGTTGACGCTTGCGGGATGCGTGGGCGGTGGCGGGTTCGGCCTGCCGGAAATCGGAGCGGCGGGTGCCGGTGGGCCGTCGACGGATCCGGATTTCATGCCGCAACCCAACGCCGATTTCGACCAATGGATTCAAGCCTTTCGCCCGCGTGCGCGCAGTGCGGGGATCAGTGAGGATGCGCTGAGCCGAGGCCTGCGGGGTGTCGGCTTCCTGCCAGGTGTCGTGGAACGGGACCGCAACCAGACGGAATTCCGCCGCTCCACCGAGGATTACCTGGCGCTGGTGGCGGGCGAGGATGACCTGTCCATCGGGCGGGGACGCTTCTCCAACAATCGCAGCGTTCTCAGTGAGATAGAGGCCGCCTACGGCGTGCCGCCGGAGGTGACGGCGGCCGTGTGGGGGGTGGAGAGCCGGTTCGGGACGCGGTTGGGGGATATTCCGGTGATCTCTGCCGTGGCGACTTTGGCGTGGGAAGGGCGGCGCGGGCGGTTCTTCGAGGCGCAGCTGATTTCGGCCCTGAAAATCATCCAGAACGGTGATACGACGCCCGAACGGATGCTGGGGTCCTGGGCCGGGGCGATGGGACATACGCAATTCATTCCAACGACTTACGAGGAATATGCGGTCGATTTCCGGGGCGACGGGCGGCGCGATATCTGGTCGAGTGATCCGACGGATTCGTTGGCCTCCACTGCCAGCTACTTCAATCGCTTCGGATGGCGGCGCGGGGAGCCGTGGGGGATGGAGGTGCAATTGCCCGCCGGGTTCAATGCCTCCACCGGGCGGGACAACAGGCGCTCCGTGTCGTCCTGGCGCGAGCTCGGCGTGCGGCGCGCGGGGGGCGGGCAGATCCCTGACCACGGGTCGGCGGCGATCCACGCGCCGGGTGGCACGGGCGCCCCGGCGTGGATTTTGTACCACAATTTCAACGTGATACTGCGCTACAACAACTCCACCAATTACGGAATTGGCGTCGGCTACATGTCCGACAGGCTGGCGGGTGGCGGGCCGCTCAGGCAATCGTTCGGGGCGGATTCCAGCGGCCTGACGCAGGCGCAAAGGCGCGAGTTGCAGGAGCGTTTGAATGCCGCCGGGTTCGACGCGGGAACGCCGGACGGGGTGATCGGATCGGGGACGGAAGCGGCGATCTCGGCCTATCAGGCGGCGAATGGGCTGCCGGTGACGGGGGAGCCTTCGCTGGAGCTGCTCCGGCGGCTGAGATGA
- a CDS encoding ribonuclease E/G has translation MKGTTILLDHINGREAAALMVDGKLHDLLIDPPEDAAPGVGAIAWAVADRPLKGQGGLTLQLGNGLTGYLRRAKDIAPGDAFWVQVSGVAEPGKAIPVTPDLIFKSRYAIITPHKPGLNVSRSIREEGERDRLLAIAHDSRAATEEYGLIIRSSADGADEDDIHRDIFEQCKIATAVLEQRDGPPEWLLGEDSAHVLAWRDWTDPDEIVTEDGSFVAHGVLEAIDAALSPRQPLSGGGHAYIEATRALIAVDVNTGADHSLAAGLKANLALVRDLPRQLRLKGLGGQITLDLAPMPKRDRKQVEDAVKKSFRQDGSDVVVAGWTPLGHLELTRKRDRLPLAQVWPRS, from the coding sequence ATGAAAGGCACCACGATCCTCCTCGACCATATCAACGGGCGCGAAGCCGCCGCCCTCATGGTCGACGGCAAGCTCCACGACCTCCTGATCGACCCGCCCGAAGACGCCGCCCCCGGTGTCGGGGCCATCGCATGGGCCGTTGCGGACCGTCCGCTGAAAGGGCAGGGCGGTCTGACCCTGCAACTGGGCAACGGCCTCACCGGCTACCTCCGCCGTGCCAAGGACATCGCGCCCGGCGATGCGTTCTGGGTGCAGGTCTCGGGCGTCGCGGAACCCGGCAAAGCCATCCCCGTCACGCCCGACCTGATCTTCAAATCCCGCTACGCGATCATCACGCCGCACAAGCCCGGCCTCAACGTCTCCCGTTCGATCCGGGAGGAGGGCGAACGCGACCGCCTGCTCGCCATCGCCCATGACAGCCGCGCCGCGACGGAGGAATACGGCCTCATCATCCGCTCCTCCGCCGACGGGGCCGACGAAGACGACATCCACCGCGACATCTTTGAGCAATGCAAGATCGCCACCGCCGTGCTGGAACAGCGCGACGGCCCGCCGGAATGGCTGCTGGGTGAAGACAGCGCCCATGTCCTGGCCTGGCGCGACTGGACCGACCCCGATGAGATCGTCACCGAGGACGGCTCGTTCGTTGCCCACGGCGTGTTGGAGGCCATCGACGCCGCCCTCTCCCCGCGCCAGCCGCTCTCAGGCGGTGGCCACGCCTATATCGAGGCGACCCGCGCGCTCATCGCCGTGGATGTGAATACCGGCGCCGACCATTCGCTTGCCGCCGGTCTCAAGGCCAACCTCGCCCTGGTTCGCGACCTGCCGCGGCAGCTTCGCCTGAAAGGGCTCGGCGGACAGATCACCCTCGACCTCGCGCCGATGCCCAAGCGCGACCGCAAGCAGGTGGAAGATGCGGTGAAGAAGAGCTTCCGACAGGATGGATCGGACGTGGTTGTCGCCGGGTGGACGCCGCTCGGCCATCTCGAACTCACCCGCAAGCGCGACCGTCTGCCCCTCGCGCAGGTCTGGCCCAGGTCCTAG
- a CDS encoding nucleoside triphosphate pyrophosphatase, translated as MNLILGSGSPRRLELLAVLGLTPADIRPPDIDEGPRDGELPRPYVERMAREKAQAIPCAQGEVVLAADTTVALGRRILGKPADADEARAFLRLLGGRRHRVYTAIAVKTADALRTRVVESRVKMKRLGAVELDGYIATGDWQGKAGGYSIQGPAGAFIPWISGSHSAIVGLPLAETANLLQGAGVKVWKT; from the coding sequence ATGAACCTCATCCTCGGCTCCGGCAGCCCGCGCCGCCTTGAACTGCTGGCAGTATTGGGCCTCACCCCCGCCGACATCCGCCCCCCTGACATCGACGAAGGCCCGCGCGACGGCGAACTCCCGCGCCCCTACGTCGAACGCATGGCCCGTGAGAAGGCGCAAGCGATCCCCTGTGCCCAAGGCGAAGTGGTTCTCGCCGCCGACACCACCGTGGCCCTTGGCCGCCGCATCCTCGGCAAACCCGCCGATGCCGATGAAGCCCGCGCCTTCCTGCGGCTTCTGGGTGGCCGCCGCCACCGCGTCTACACCGCCATCGCAGTGAAAACCGCCGACGCGCTCCGCACCCGCGTGGTCGAAAGCCGCGTGAAGATGAAACGCCTGGGCGCGGTGGAGCTGGACGGCTACATCGCCACCGGTGATTGGCAGGGCAAGGCAGGCGGCTATTCGATACAAGGCCCCGCCGGCGCGTTCATCCCGTGGATCAGCGGCTCCCACTCCGCCATCGTGGGCCTGCCCCTGGCAGAGACGGCGAACCTGTTGCAGGGCGCGGGGGTCAAGGTTTGGAAGACATGA
- the infA gene encoding translation initiation factor IF-1 yields MAKEEMLEFPGVVKELLPNATFRVELENGHEIIAHTAGKMRKNRIRVLAGDKVQVEMTPYDLTKGRINYRFK; encoded by the coding sequence ATGGCCAAGGAAGAGATGCTCGAATTTCCTGGTGTCGTGAAGGAACTCCTGCCCAACGCGACATTCCGGGTCGAGCTCGAAAATGGCCATGAGATCATCGCGCATACGGCAGGCAAGATGCGGAAAAACCGCATCCGGGTTCTGGCAGGCGACAAAGTCCAGGTGGAAATGACCCCCTACGACCTCACGAAGGGTCGTATCAACTACCGCTTCAAGTGA